Part of the bacterium genome is shown below.
GCCGCTGCCGTTCGGCGCGGTGCTGGCCGGCGCGCACTTCGCGGACAAGCAAGTGTGGGATAAGTTTCATTGCCTTGACGTAACGAAACGCAATCGCGTGCGCGAAGGCCTGCAAGTGCATTGGCGGAGGCGCGGCGATGAACATTCACGGCGCACTGGCAACTTGAACGAACTCAAGCGGCTGTTCGGTCTGACAGGTATGCATGCCGCGCAGTCGGGGCAAATTGCACCGGCGTGCTATGTGTTCAGATCGGCCGAGCCGTATGGCGTGCGCGCGATTCATGAGCGCCTGCTGACGTTCGGCGTCGCGACGGAATGCGATGAAGCATCGTCATTGTTGGCCCTGCCATGTCACGCGCGACTCGGGAACGGCCAGTTGGAATATATGTTCGCCGCGATCCGCGGCATGATTAACCCGTGTTATACATTCGTGCGGCCCGATCCGGACAAGAAAGCCTAACGTGAGTTCTCGCTATCTCATCACCGGCGGCGCCGGATTTATCGGTTCAAATCTCGTTGAAGAACTGCTGCGCCGCGGTCAGAACGTGCGTGTGTTTGATAACCTCGCGACTGGCAGGCGCTCGAATCTCAAAGAGTTTGAACACGATATCGAGTTCATTGAAGGCGATTTACGCGACGAGGCGGCGATCCGCGCCGCGACGCAAGGCTGTGAGTTTGTGCTCCATCAGGCCGCATTGGGCTCGGTACCGCGCTCAATTGACGATCCAATCACGACGAATGAAGTCAATATTCGCGGCACATTAAATGCTCTGATGGCGGCGCGCGACGCTGGCGTGCGGCGATTCGTCGCGGCGTCGAGTTCATCCGTCTACGGCAACACGCCTGTGCTGCCGAAAGTCGAAAGCATGACGATGCTGCCGCGTTCGCCGTATGCCGTAAGCAAGTTGGCGACGGAGAAATACTGTCAGGCGTTTCACGCGGTGTATGGGCTGGAAACGGTCGCACTGCGCTACTTCAATATCTTCGGGCCTCGGCAGGATCCGCAGTCACAGTACGCGGCCGTCGTTCCGCTGTTCATTACGCGCGCAATGGCGGGCGTGCCGCCCATCGTGCACGGTGACGGTTTGCAGTCGCGCGATTTCACATACGTGGAAAATGCCATCAGCGCAAATCTATTGGCTTGCGAAGCGCCCGCCGAGCAAGTGGCCGGCGAGTTCTTCAACGTCGCCTGCGGTGCGCGCTACTCGCTGCTCGATATATTGAAAGGCGTCGGGAAGGCGCTGGGAAAAGAGATCGCGCTTCAGCATGAGCCGACGCGGGCGGGAGACGTCCGCGACTCTCTGGCCGACATCAACAAGATACAATCCGCCATGGGCTATCAGGTGCTTGTCCCCATGGAAGAAGGTTTACGACGCACCGTCGAATATTATTTACGGGTGGCCGCATGAGTGTCGGCATGTTGAATCTGCAAAAGCAGTTCAAACAAATCGGTTCGGAAGTTCTGGCCGATATACAGAATATTTTTGAAACACAGGCGTTTATTTTGGGCAGCCGCGGCAAGGCGCTGGAAGAAGCGATGGCCAAGTTGTCCGGTGTGAAGCACGGCATCGGCGTATCGTCCGGCACGGACGCGTTGCTGTTGTCGGTCATGGCGTTGAAACCCAAGCCCGGCGATGAAGTCATTACTACGCCGTACACGTTCTTCGCGACGGCAAGTTCAATTGTACGCGGCGGCGCGCGGGCGGTGTTCGTGGACGTTGATGAAAATACGTTTAACGCCCGCGCTGATTTGCTTGAAGCCGCAATAACGCCGCGGACGAGAGCGCTAATGCCTGTGCATCTGTTTGGTCAGATGGTGAACCCGGCGGCCTGGATGGCCGTGGCGAAGAAACACAACCTGTTGATCATCGAGGATGCCGCACAGGCCGTTGGGGCGCGCTACAACGATGTTGTTTCCGGCGGATTCGGTGATTTGAATTGCTTCTCGTTTTATCCGACCAAGAACCTCGGCGGTGCGGGAGACGGAGGCATGGTGCTGGCCAACGATGATGCGTTGGCGCACGATGTTCGCATTAACCGTGTGCATGGCGGCAAGGATCGTTATTTCCATGATCAAATCGGCATCTGCGGGCGCTTAGATGAATTGCAAGCGGCGGTGCTGGTGATCAAGTTCAAGCACCTCAACGAGTGGAATGAACGGCGCCGCGACTTGGCCCGGCAGTATAATGAGCAGTTGGCCGGTACGCCTGTGACCACGCCGGTCGAAGTGCCGGGCGCGTATCACACCTATCATCAGTATTGTCTGCGGGCGCCGCGCCGCGACGAGTTGATGGAGCACCTGAAAAGTAAGGGCATTGGCAGCATGATCTACTACCCTGTGCCACTGCATTTGCAGAAGTGTTTTGATTTCCTCGGCTATAAAGCAGGCGATTTCCCGGTGGCCGAGCGGCTGGCCAAGGAGGCCGTTGCACTGCCGATGTCCGCGGAATTGACGAATGATGAAGTGGCGGAAGTCTGTGATGCGATCCGCGGTTTCTACGGCGCATAGATCCGTCTTTTGATGAACTGAATTAGCGAACCCGTATGCCGAAGAGTATCGAACGAAATTTGTGGCTGCGCATTTTCCACCTGATGGTGGATTTGCTCATGACTGCCGCGTCGTTTGTTGTGGCTTTTGCGTTGCGTACGGAGATCCGCAAATTTTATTTCTTCGGCAGTGCGCAGTCCGTGCACAGCTACTACGAGGTCGGCTTCCTTGTGGTGCTCATCTGGTGGCTGCTGCTGGATTTACAGCGCGCTCACCACGATATGGTGCCGAGCAGCGTGTGGCATGATTTCAAGCTCTCGGCACGGACGGCCATTTTCGGCACGGTCTGCCTCTTTGCCGCAGCCTACGTTCTGCGTATTGAATTGCCGCCGCGTTCAACGATTACGTTGTTCGCGGTGACCAACGCCGCGCTCCTGACGATCAATCGCGTCTTTTTCCGCAGCCTGCGTGAGCATATGCGCAGCGGCGGCGGAATGAGTAAACGGTTTCTCGTGATCGGCACGACGGAAAAAGCGCAGCGTTTCCTGACGACTATCGGCGAACATCCGTTGTGGGCTTTGTCGCTTGTCGGGTTTGTGGACACGGATCGCAAGGAAGCGGCGGCGATGCCCGCTGAACTGCAATATCTTGGAACACCCGATGACCTCGCGAGCATTCTGCATACGCACACGATTGACGAAGTTGTGTTCGCAGTCCCGACGCGGCAAATCGCCGACTGCACGGACATGCTGGCCTTATGCGAGCAGGAGGGCGTGCGGGCCGTGATCCTGTCGAACTGGTTTTCAAGTCTCGTGGCCCATGTGTCCACAGACATCCAGTACGATCAGCCAGTTCTGATCTACACGTCGCTGCGGCACAAGGAGTGGCAGATTCTTGTCAAGCGGCTGTTCGATATCGGCTTCTCCGCGGGACTGCTGCTGGTGCTCGGGCCCATGCTTCTTCTGATCGCCTTTCTGATCAAGATTCACGATCGCGGACCGATTTTTTACCGCTGGAAGGTTGTGGGCTTCAACAAAGAGAAGTTTACAGGCTACAAATTCCGGACGATGGTTGTTGATGCGGACCGCTTGAAAGCGCAGCTTGAAGCGCAAAATGAGATGAAGGGCGCCGTCTTCAAGATTCGTAACGATCCGCGCATCACACCGATTGGCCGCCTGCTGCGCAAATTCAGTTTGGATGAGTTGCCGCAACTATGGAGCGTGCTCAAGGGCGATATGTCCATCGTCGGTCCGCGTCCGCCGCTCGAAACGGAGTTGCCGCGTTTTGACAGTTGGCATCGTCGCAAACTGTCGGTGAAGCCAGGCCTCACGTGTCTGTGGCAGATCTCAGGCCGCAGCAATATTACCGATTTTGACGAGTGGGTGAAGCTCGATTTGGCCTACATTGACAACTGGACCTTGTGGCTGGATTTCAAAATCTTGATGAAGACCATTCCCGCCGTGCTGCTCGGGCGCGGCGCACATTAACAGGAAATCACTCTTGCGCGTTCTTGTCACCGGCGGCGCCGGTTTTATCGGATCACATACGACGGATGAATTGCTGCGTCGCGGATACGATGTGACAATTCTTGACAGTCTCGAAAAGCCGGTGCACCTCAAGGGCAAACCGTCCTACATTCCCGCCAAAGTGCGTTTCATTGAAGGCGATGTTCGTGACCGCGCGAAAATGCTCGAAGCGCTGGAGGGCGTCGAGGCGGTCTATCACTTTGCCGCCTATCAAGACTACTTGCCGGATTTTTCGAAGTTCTTTCACGTGAACAGCGTCGGCACAGCGCTGATCTATGAATTGATTGTCGAGAAGAAGCTGCCGGTAAAGAAAGTCGTCGTGGCATCGTCACAAGCGGTGGCCGGCGAAGGACGCTACGCGGCCGCCGACGGGACTATCTACCATCCTGAACTGCGTCCGCTGCCGCAGCTTGATTCGGGACAGTGGGAGTTCCGCGATCCGCGCACGAATGCTGTGCTGAGTTGGCAGCCGACGCCGGAGACGGACGCCAAGCCGCTCAATCAATACGCGTTGTCGAAGTACTCGCAGGAGATGATGACGCTGGCTTTCGGCAAGCGTTACGACATCCCGTCCGTGGCTATGCGCTTCTCGATTGTGCAGGGTCCGCGCCAGAGCTTCTACAACAATTACTCGGGCGCGTGCCGTATTTTCTCACTGAGCTACTTTTTTAACCGCGCGCCGCTGATCTACGAAGACGGCGAACAGGTGCGCGACTTCGTGAATATTCACGACGTTGTGCAAGCGAACCTAAAGGTACTCGAAGATGATCGCGCCAACTATGAGATGTTTAACGTTGGCGGCGGCCGAGCCTATACGGTTACAGAGTTTTGCGAAATAGTGGCCAAGGTGTTCGGCAAAGACGGGCTGGCGCCGCGCATTCCGGGACTCTACCGCTTTGGCGACACACGCCACATCATATCTGACATATCAAAACTGAAGTCATTGGGTTGGTCGCCGACGCGCACCGCTGAAGATTCCGTGCGTGAATATCGCGGCTATCTTGAAGAGCAAACTGACATTGACGACATCATGGATTTCGCCGAGCAGAAAATGCAGAGCTTGAACGTGGTGCGTCCGGCCAAGGGAGCAACGGCATAATGCGTATTCTCGTTACGGGTGGAGCGGGGTTTGTCGGATCACATGTCGCGGACGGGTTTATCGCGGCGGGACATGAAGTTGCCGTGCTGGACAATTTGGCCACGGGATTCAGACATAACATCCCCAAAGACGCGACGTTTTTCGAAGTGGATGTGCGCGACGCGGCCGCAATTGAGAAGATCTTCACGGCGTTCCGCCCCGACGTGATTGATCATCACGCGGCGCAGATGGACGTACGCAAGTCCCTGCTGGATCCGGTGTTCGACGCCGAGTGCAATATCATTGGCTCGATTAACCTCATCGCCGCCGCCCAGCGGCACGGCGTCAAGAAGTTCATCTACATCTCGACCGGCGGCGCGGTCTACGGCGAGGCGCCGGTGCTGCCCGCTAACGAGCAGACGCCCGTTCATCCCGAGTGCGCGTATGGCATATCGAAACACACCGTAGAGCATTATCTTGAACTCTACCGGCTGCTCTACGGTCAGCGGTACACAGTCCTGCGCTATCCTAATGTGTTCGGACCGCGCCAGAATCCGCACGGCGAAGCCGGTGTCATAGCGATTTTCGCGGGGCTGATGCTGGATGGCAAAACGCCGACGATTTACGGTGACGGCGAGCAGTTGCGCGATTACGTTTATGTTTCGGACTGCGTGCGTGCCAATATTCTGGCCCTCGATGCTGGTGACGGAGAGATCATCAACATCGGTTCGGGAATGGGAACATCGGTGAACACACTGTATAAGTACCTTGCTGAGTTTGCCGATTTCCCGAATGAGCCGATTTACGCCGCGGAGCGCACGGGCGAAATTCAGGCAATCTACCTCGATGCTACACGAGCCGGCGCGATCCTTAAGTGGAAGCAGGAAGTGACGCTGGCCGACGGATTGCGCAAGACGTTTGATTGGAATCGCGCGCAGCGCGAGCGGAGCACGGCGACGGCGTGAAAGCTCTTGTGCTGGCTGCGGGCATTGGCAGCCGTTTGGGTGATCTGACGCGGGACACGCCGAAGTGCTTGTTACCTGTAGCGGGGCGACCGTTGTTGGACTATTGGTGCGAGACGCTGGCACAGGCGGCGGTCACGGACGTGTATATCAACACGCATCATCACGCCGATCAAGTACGCGAGTTCATCGGCACGCGTCCGCACGGCTTGCAGTTCGTGGAAGGCTATGAGAAGACGTTGCTGGGCAGCGCGGGAACTCTGCGCATGGCCCACAATTTTCTCTGCGAGGAGCAGAGTTTCTTCATTATCTATGCCGACAATTACGTCGAGTTGAATTTAGGCCGGCTGAAGGACTTTCATGACGCCAGCGGCCGACCGCCCTTGGCGCTGGTCGCTTATCCGACGGATCAGCCGCAGCGTTGCGGAATTCTCGAACTCGCCCCGGATGGCCGCGTGACTTCGTTTGAAGAAAAGCCCGCGCAGCCTCGGACAAACTTTGCCAATTCAGGTATTCACGTCGCGACGCCGGAGTTGTTTCGCTGGGTTCCCGAACTTGCGCCTTCGGATATCGGATTTCACGTGCTGCCGCGGCTGGTCGGCACAATGTATGGGTATGTAACGAACGAGTACATTCAAGACATCGGAACTCCTGATGCGTACGCGGCTGTCCGCGCGCGGCGGGAACGCAACTAACGCATGGTCATTACGCAGACACCCTTGCGGCTGAGCTTCGCCGGCGGCGGCAGTGATTTGGCCGATTACTATTTGCACGGTGACGGGCAAGTTATCTCGACCGCGATTGACAAGTATATCTTTGTCATCATCAAGGAGCGTTTTGATAACAAGATTGTCCTGAATTACTCGCGCAATGAAACCGTCGAAGACATTACCGAGATCAAGCACGAACTGATTCGCTCCGCGATGGAGATGACGGGGCTCGGACGAGGAGTGGAGATTTCCACGCTCGCCGATATTCCGTCGGAAGGCAGCGGCCTTGGATCGTCGTCGTCGCTTGTTGTTGGTCTGCTCAATGCCATGTATTCGTATATCGGCGAGCAGGTGACAGCGGAGCGGTTGGCGCGGGAGGCGTGTGAGATTGAAATCAATCGCTGCGGCCGCCCGATCGGGAAACAAGATCAATACAT
Proteins encoded:
- a CDS encoding nucleotidyltransferase family protein; this encodes MKALVLAAGIGSRLGDLTRDTPKCLLPVAGRPLLDYWCETLAQAAVTDVYINTHHHADQVREFIGTRPHGLQFVEGYEKTLLGSAGTLRMAHNFLCEEQSFFIIYADNYVELNLGRLKDFHDASGRPPLALVAYPTDQPQRCGILELAPDGRVTSFEEKPAQPRTNFANSGIHVATPELFRWVPELAPSDIGFHVLPRLVGTMYGYVTNEYIQDIGTPDAYAAVRARRERN
- a CDS encoding NAD-dependent epimerase/dehydratase family protein, whose product is MRILVTGGAGFVGSHVADGFIAAGHEVAVLDNLATGFRHNIPKDATFFEVDVRDAAAIEKIFTAFRPDVIDHHAAQMDVRKSLLDPVFDAECNIIGSINLIAAAQRHGVKKFIYISTGGAVYGEAPVLPANEQTPVHPECAYGISKHTVEHYLELYRLLYGQRYTVLRYPNVFGPRQNPHGEAGVIAIFAGLMLDGKTPTIYGDGEQLRDYVYVSDCVRANILALDAGDGEIINIGSGMGTSVNTLYKYLAEFADFPNEPIYAAERTGEIQAIYLDATRAGAILKWKQEVTLADGLRKTFDWNRAQRERSTATA
- a CDS encoding sugar transferase, which translates into the protein MPKSIERNLWLRIFHLMVDLLMTAASFVVAFALRTEIRKFYFFGSAQSVHSYYEVGFLVVLIWWLLLDLQRAHHDMVPSSVWHDFKLSARTAIFGTVCLFAAAYVLRIELPPRSTITLFAVTNAALLTINRVFFRSLREHMRSGGGMSKRFLVIGTTEKAQRFLTTIGEHPLWALSLVGFVDTDRKEAAAMPAELQYLGTPDDLASILHTHTIDEVVFAVPTRQIADCTDMLALCEQEGVRAVILSNWFSSLVAHVSTDIQYDQPVLIYTSLRHKEWQILVKRLFDIGFSAGLLLVLGPMLLLIAFLIKIHDRGPIFYRWKVVGFNKEKFTGYKFRTMVVDADRLKAQLEAQNEMKGAVFKIRNDPRITPIGRLLRKFSLDELPQLWSVLKGDMSIVGPRPPLETELPRFDSWHRRKLSVKPGLTCLWQISGRSNITDFDEWVKLDLAYIDNWTLWLDFKILMKTIPAVLLGRGAH
- a CDS encoding SDR family NAD(P)-dependent oxidoreductase yields the protein MRVLVTGGAGFIGSHTTDELLRRGYDVTILDSLEKPVHLKGKPSYIPAKVRFIEGDVRDRAKMLEALEGVEAVYHFAAYQDYLPDFSKFFHVNSVGTALIYELIVEKKLPVKKVVVASSQAVAGEGRYAAADGTIYHPELRPLPQLDSGQWEFRDPRTNAVLSWQPTPETDAKPLNQYALSKYSQEMMTLAFGKRYDIPSVAMRFSIVQGPRQSFYNNYSGACRIFSLSYFFNRAPLIYEDGEQVRDFVNIHDVVQANLKVLEDDRANYEMFNVGGGRAYTVTEFCEIVAKVFGKDGLAPRIPGLYRFGDTRHIISDISKLKSLGWSPTRTAEDSVREYRGYLEEQTDIDDIMDFAEQKMQSLNVVRPAKGATA
- a CDS encoding DegT/DnrJ/EryC1/StrS family aminotransferase, with product MSVGMLNLQKQFKQIGSEVLADIQNIFETQAFILGSRGKALEEAMAKLSGVKHGIGVSSGTDALLLSVMALKPKPGDEVITTPYTFFATASSIVRGGARAVFVDVDENTFNARADLLEAAITPRTRALMPVHLFGQMVNPAAWMAVAKKHNLLIIEDAAQAVGARYNDVVSGGFGDLNCFSFYPTKNLGGAGDGGMVLANDDALAHDVRINRVHGGKDRYFHDQIGICGRLDELQAAVLVIKFKHLNEWNERRRDLARQYNEQLAGTPVTTPVEVPGAYHTYHQYCLRAPRRDELMEHLKSKGIGSMIYYPVPLHLQKCFDFLGYKAGDFPVAERLAKEAVALPMSAELTNDEVAEVCDAIRGFYGA
- a CDS encoding SDR family oxidoreductase — its product is MSSRYLITGGAGFIGSNLVEELLRRGQNVRVFDNLATGRRSNLKEFEHDIEFIEGDLRDEAAIRAATQGCEFVLHQAALGSVPRSIDDPITTNEVNIRGTLNALMAARDAGVRRFVAASSSSVYGNTPVLPKVESMTMLPRSPYAVSKLATEKYCQAFHAVYGLETVALRYFNIFGPRQDPQSQYAAVVPLFITRAMAGVPPIVHGDGLQSRDFTYVENAISANLLACEAPAEQVAGEFFNVACGARYSLLDILKGVGKALGKEIALQHEPTRAGDVRDSLADINKIQSAMGYQVLVPMEEGLRRTVEYYLRVAA